One segment of Paenibacillus rhizovicinus DNA contains the following:
- a CDS encoding SDR family oxidoreductase — MNPSETQLRKTALVVGANGVIGRNLIDYLLTLPEWDIIGLSRRGGEDSVRLKYVAVDLLDEEDTRVKLGHLTAVTHIFYAAYQDRPTWAELVPPNLAMLVNVVNAIEPIAANLQHISLMQGYKVYGAHLGPFKTPARETDAYHMPPEFNVDQQQFLERRQPGSSWTWSALRPSVVAGFALGNPMNLAMVIAIYASMSKELGLPLRFPGKPGAYHSLLEMTDANLLARATVWAATDERCANQAFNITNGDLFRWNELWPKIGAFFGIETAPPLQMSLDTVMADKEPLWNSMVEKYDLEQNRYKDVSSWRFGDFVFSWDYDFFADGSKARRFGFHDFIDTEQMFMDIFQDFRQRKIIP, encoded by the coding sequence ATGAACCCAAGTGAAACTCAATTGCGCAAGACCGCTCTTGTCGTCGGTGCGAATGGCGTCATCGGACGGAATTTGATCGACTATCTGCTGACGCTCCCCGAGTGGGATATTATCGGCTTGTCGCGGCGCGGTGGAGAAGACTCCGTACGACTGAAGTATGTGGCGGTCGATCTGCTGGATGAAGAAGATACCCGGGTGAAGCTGGGGCATCTCACGGCCGTCACCCATATCTTCTACGCGGCTTATCAAGATCGCCCTACATGGGCCGAGCTCGTTCCGCCCAACCTCGCCATGCTCGTAAACGTCGTGAATGCCATCGAGCCGATCGCCGCGAATCTGCAGCACATCAGTCTAATGCAAGGTTACAAAGTGTACGGCGCGCATCTCGGTCCTTTCAAGACGCCGGCGCGGGAAACGGACGCCTATCATATGCCGCCCGAATTCAACGTCGACCAGCAGCAATTTCTCGAACGGCGTCAGCCTGGAAGCAGCTGGACGTGGTCGGCCCTGCGTCCGTCGGTGGTTGCCGGTTTTGCATTGGGCAACCCGATGAATTTGGCGATGGTGATCGCGATCTACGCTTCGATGTCGAAGGAACTCGGTCTGCCGCTCCGTTTTCCAGGAAAGCCGGGCGCCTACCACAGCCTGCTGGAAATGACGGACGCCAATTTGCTGGCTCGCGCGACAGTGTGGGCGGCCACCGATGAACGCTGCGCCAATCAGGCGTTTAACATCACGAACGGCGATCTTTTCCGCTGGAATGAGCTGTGGCCGAAGATCGGCGCGTTCTTCGGAATCGAGACCGCCCCTCCTTTACAGATGTCGTTAGATACGGTCATGGCGGACAAGGAACCGCTCTGGAATTCCATGGTGGAGAAATACGACTTGGAGCAAAACAGGTATAAAGACGTGTCGTCTTGGCGTTTCGGAGACTTCGTGTTCTCGTGGGATTATGATTTCTTCGCGGACGGATCGAAAGCCCGCCGGTTCGGCTTCCATGACTTTATCGATACGGAACAAATGTTTATGGATATCTTCCAAGACTTCCGCCAGCGTAAAATCATTCCTTGA
- a CDS encoding SDR family oxidoreductase — MKLSGNTILVTGGSTGIGLAFAERFIQSGNTVIVTGRRENVLQQAKDKHPGLITYAGDLSKEADRLALYDWVKANHPDVNVLVNNAGIQQRFNVLKADSINDWRYFNNEITTNLEAPVHLSMLFAPYFASKQAAAILNVTSGLAFTPFAIAPIYSATKAALHSFTMSLRHQLSNTTVEVIEVVPPAVNTQLGGDGLHVHGEPLDAFADGIFQGLAEGKSEIGYGTSVPRLRMSRDDIDQQVSNLYEATKSMVE, encoded by the coding sequence ATGAAATTATCCGGAAATACCATCCTTGTCACAGGCGGAAGTACGGGAATCGGATTGGCTTTCGCAGAACGCTTCATCCAATCAGGGAATACTGTCATTGTTACGGGACGCCGGGAGAACGTACTTCAGCAAGCGAAGGATAAACACCCGGGTCTCATCACGTATGCCGGTGATTTAAGCAAAGAAGCGGATCGTTTAGCCTTGTATGATTGGGTAAAGGCGAACCATCCGGACGTGAATGTGCTGGTGAACAATGCGGGCATACAACAGCGATTTAACGTTCTGAAGGCGGATTCGATAAACGATTGGCGTTATTTCAATAACGAAATTACGACCAATCTCGAAGCGCCGGTCCATCTATCGATGCTGTTCGCGCCTTATTTTGCTTCGAAACAAGCGGCGGCGATCCTGAACGTAACCTCCGGATTAGCATTTACGCCCTTCGCCATCGCTCCGATCTATTCGGCCACGAAGGCGGCGCTGCATTCGTTCACGATGAGCCTCAGACACCAGCTTTCGAATACGACGGTGGAAGTCATTGAAGTGGTGCCTCCGGCGGTAAATACCCAATTGGGCGGAGACGGGCTGCATGTGCACGGAGAACCGCTGGATGCTTTCGCGGACGGTATCTTCCAAGGGTTAGCGGAAGGGAAATCGGAGATCGGATACGGTACTTCCGTGCCTCGCCTGCGCATGTCGCGCGATGATATCGATCAACAAGTCTCCAATCTGTACGAAGCCACGAAGAGCATGGTTGAATAA
- a CDS encoding SDR family oxidoreductase, translated as MAQRTWLITGVSSGFGRLRLMTEQLLERGDRVAGTVRNREVMNDLQHKYGDLLWVTQLDVTDTPAIRRVVEQAFNDLGRIDVVVSNAGYGLIGAAEELTDEQIDHQLDTNLVGSIQLVRAVLPYLRAQGGGRILQLSSVGGQAAFPGGSLYHATKWGIEGFMESVMHEVAAFNIGVTIVEPGGANTNFRYKSSKLASKIDAYEASPAIHARRMLEEATARSIGDPAKMVTLMIDSVERTPAPKRIALGSDSYTVIHKALTERLALLEAQKDLAFSTDESANN; from the coding sequence ATGGCGCAACGAACATGGTTGATCACGGGCGTCAGCAGCGGGTTTGGCCGGCTGAGGCTGATGACGGAGCAGCTGCTTGAACGCGGTGATCGCGTTGCCGGAACCGTTCGGAACAGGGAAGTTATGAATGATCTCCAACACAAATACGGCGATCTATTATGGGTGACCCAGCTCGACGTAACCGATACGCCAGCTATTCGCCGCGTCGTGGAGCAGGCATTTAACGACCTGGGCCGCATCGATGTCGTGGTCAGCAACGCAGGTTATGGCCTGATCGGGGCAGCCGAAGAACTGACAGACGAACAAATTGACCATCAACTCGATACGAACCTCGTCGGGTCCATCCAACTGGTTCGCGCCGTTCTTCCATACTTACGGGCGCAAGGCGGCGGTCGGATCCTCCAACTGTCCTCCGTCGGCGGTCAAGCCGCTTTCCCAGGCGGTTCGTTGTACCACGCGACCAAATGGGGCATCGAAGGCTTCATGGAATCGGTTATGCATGAAGTGGCGGCTTTCAATATCGGCGTGACGATCGTGGAGCCCGGCGGCGCAAACACCAACTTCCGGTACAAGAGCTCCAAGCTTGCTTCGAAGATCGATGCTTATGAAGCTTCCCCTGCCATACATGCGCGCCGCATGCTCGAGGAAGCGACGGCGCGGTCCATCGGCGATCCGGCAAAAATGGTTACCCTAATGATTGACAGCGTGGAGCGGACTCCCGCTCCCAAGAGGATCGCCCTGGGAAGTGACTCCTATACGGTCATTCACAAGGCGCTTACCGAGCGGCTTGCACTGCTCGAAGCACAGAAGGACCTTGCATTCTCGACTGACGAGAGTGCGAACAACTAA
- a CDS encoding TetR/AcrR family transcriptional regulator, translated as MRNSEVTRERILEAAMAEFSAYGIMGARVDRIAKNAGCNKNMIYIYFENKQTLFNTILRLHLTRVYQEIDFTPEDLPGFAVRVFDFAISNPELMRLLVWSNIEQQAEGLGDRDDSRSLKVQSIAAAQQSGKIGTAFPPAFILTTVMTLATAWTVANPFGLPLDSESMKNVDALRDGIAGTVKLMIQAETVEASSEEKR; from the coding sequence ATGCGTAATTCGGAAGTAACGCGAGAACGTATTCTGGAGGCGGCGATGGCCGAATTCTCCGCGTACGGGATTATGGGTGCACGCGTGGATCGAATTGCCAAGAATGCCGGATGCAATAAAAACATGATTTACATTTATTTCGAGAACAAACAAACGCTGTTTAACACGATCTTGCGGTTACACCTTACGCGGGTGTATCAAGAAATCGACTTTACCCCTGAAGACCTGCCGGGCTTCGCGGTTCGCGTCTTCGACTTCGCGATATCGAATCCAGAGCTGATGCGCTTGTTGGTATGGTCCAATATCGAACAGCAAGCGGAAGGACTCGGCGATCGCGACGATTCGCGCAGCTTGAAAGTGCAATCTATAGCGGCTGCCCAGCAGTCGGGGAAGATCGGGACGGCGTTCCCGCCTGCCTTTATCCTGACGACGGTCATGACGCTTGCTACCGCATGGACAGTGGCGAACCCATTCGGTCTGCCGCTCGACTCGGAGAGCATGAAGAATGTCGACGCGTTGCGGGACGGGATCGCAGGAACGGTGAAGTTAATGATTCAGGCGGAGACGGTTGAAGCATCAAGCGAGGAGAAACGCTAG
- a CDS encoding nucleotide excision repair endonuclease: protein MIDITLPRPDVTIKKKSDPQESHIYGFTDFHLISRETGGIFMFYNSKDELLFVGKARKLRPRIKKHFEDTVSPIKNHRDEVTRIEVCIVEGLLDRAIYEIYIANKFRAKYNPDRVL from the coding sequence ATGATCGACATCACCCTGCCTAGACCGGACGTAACCATAAAGAAAAAGAGTGATCCTCAGGAAAGCCATATTTACGGATTCACCGATTTCCACTTGATTTCCAGGGAAACGGGCGGAATCTTCATGTTCTACAACAGCAAAGATGAGCTGCTGTTCGTGGGGAAAGCGAGAAAGCTGCGCCCAAGAATCAAGAAGCATTTTGAAGATACCGTATCGCCGATCAAGAACCACCGGGATGAAGTGACGAGAATCGAGGTTTGCATCGTCGAGGGCCTTCTGGATCGCGCCATCTACGAAATCTACATCGCGAATAAATTCAGAGCGAAGTACAATCCGGACCGCGTGCTGTAA
- a CDS encoding CD3324 family protein, protein MKYENANDVIPEELLKEIQKYAAGKLLYIPSPEGKRAWGETSGYRDQLQKRNRMIRNKYAHGLTVSDLADEYFLSLDSIKKIIYSKQGNKDLAYSPTLESAVHYANAGMMEEWVQCYLLLTRKAAPMVQALIGEHALCFGVIKFPLRLIQPEAGSLGMDRPSENDDTAATQPLLLYYEDGKFYCTAEQELLASLQQRKVNAYPAIIVLQGNAEYKRFMKFFGNIFIYVDQVGQYAGTRLSERR, encoded by the coding sequence ATGAAATACGAGAATGCCAACGATGTTATCCCCGAGGAGCTGTTGAAAGAAATCCAGAAATACGCGGCAGGGAAGCTGCTCTATATCCCTTCTCCCGAGGGGAAAAGGGCTTGGGGCGAAACGTCCGGCTACCGGGACCAGCTGCAGAAGCGCAATCGCATGATTCGCAATAAGTACGCGCATGGGCTGACGGTGTCGGATCTTGCGGACGAATACTTCTTATCCTTGGACTCGATTAAGAAAATCATCTACTCGAAGCAAGGCAATAAGGATCTCGCTTACTCGCCGACACTGGAATCCGCCGTGCATTATGCGAATGCAGGGATGATGGAAGAGTGGGTCCAATGCTACTTGCTGCTTACCCGGAAGGCCGCTCCGATGGTACAGGCGCTTATAGGGGAGCATGCCCTCTGCTTCGGAGTCATTAAGTTTCCGCTGCGTCTTATTCAGCCCGAAGCGGGCAGCCTTGGGATGGACCGTCCAAGCGAGAATGATGATACGGCTGCGACCCAGCCGCTTCTTCTTTATTACGAGGACGGGAAGTTTTATTGCACCGCGGAGCAGGAGCTGCTGGCTTCCTTACAACAACGCAAGGTCAATGCGTATCCCGCGATTATCGTGTTGCAAGGCAATGCCGAATATAAAAGGTTCATGAAATTCTTTGGCAACATCTTTATTTATGTGGATCAAGTGGGACAATATGCAGGAACCAGATTGTCCGAAAGAAGGTGA
- a CDS encoding VOC family protein has product MINAAHIILYSADADADRVFIRDVLGLAGVDAGGGWLIFKLPPAEIAVHPTDGPSKQEFYFMCEDIEGTLAELTAKGVTVSEPVSEQRWGRLASIKLPSGADLPIYQPLHPVAYDLES; this is encoded by the coding sequence ATGATCAACGCGGCACACATTATTTTATACAGCGCGGACGCGGATGCGGACCGGGTTTTCATCCGGGATGTGCTCGGCTTGGCAGGCGTCGACGCCGGCGGCGGATGGCTGATCTTCAAGCTGCCTCCCGCTGAAATTGCGGTTCATCCAACGGATGGACCGAGCAAGCAGGAGTTTTATTTTATGTGCGAGGACATCGAAGGGACATTGGCGGAATTAACCGCTAAGGGCGTCACGGTCTCGGAGCCCGTCAGCGAACAGAGATGGGGGCGGCTCGCTTCGATCAAGCTCCCGAGCGGGGCGGATCTCCCGATCTACCAGCCGCTCCACCCTGTCGCTTATGATCTGGAGAGTTGA
- a CDS encoding DMT family transporter: protein MPANAKKLRASQNPYVLMPILLLMWGSLAAVSKLLLREIDSYHVLFYMYGFAVIAFALILLVKRRTVTAYVWTSRTAALLLACGLFSFLYDFFYMQSLARIPAVEASMLNYLFPIFIVVFAIPLHKEKLNRYKLLSIAMGFLGTVLLMTKGDLSSLAFTNPAGDALAILAAVSWGLFTNLAKKNKQDMLLGTFFITVIAFLLSACSLIAFSSPSVPGPSALGGVLWLSMSNVVIGFFLYFQALRYSPASLIASFTFVTPFVTLALIVLLLGEKLTTVDYAAALLILAGVPVQQIGSAIAARRKQQLIS, encoded by the coding sequence ATGCCGGCCAACGCCAAGAAGCTGCGCGCTTCGCAAAATCCGTATGTGCTGATGCCGATTCTGCTGCTCATGTGGGGATCGCTGGCCGCGGTAAGCAAGCTGCTGCTGCGCGAGATCGACAGCTATCATGTTTTATTTTATATGTACGGCTTTGCCGTGATTGCATTTGCGCTGATTCTGCTGGTGAAGAGACGGACCGTCACGGCTTATGTCTGGACTTCCCGGACCGCGGCGCTGCTGCTGGCTTGCGGGTTATTCAGCTTCCTATACGACTTTTTCTACATGCAGTCGCTCGCGAGGATTCCGGCCGTCGAAGCTTCCATGCTGAACTACTTGTTCCCGATCTTCATCGTGGTGTTCGCCATTCCGTTGCATAAGGAGAAGCTGAACCGCTACAAGCTGCTGTCGATCGCGATGGGCTTCCTGGGAACGGTGCTGCTCATGACCAAGGGGGACCTATCCAGTCTGGCATTCACGAACCCGGCCGGAGACGCGCTTGCGATTCTGGCGGCGGTCAGCTGGGGACTGTTCACCAATTTGGCCAAGAAGAACAAGCAGGATATGCTGCTCGGCACGTTCTTCATAACGGTCATCGCTTTCCTGCTGTCCGCGTGCAGCTTGATCGCGTTTTCGAGTCCGTCCGTGCCCGGTCCGTCTGCGCTTGGCGGCGTGCTCTGGCTGAGCATGAGCAATGTCGTGATCGGTTTCTTTCTTTATTTTCAAGCGCTGCGCTACTCGCCGGCATCGCTGATTGCGAGCTTCACCTTCGTCACGCCGTTCGTCACGCTCGCGCTCATTGTGCTGCTGCTGGGAGAGAAGCTGACGACGGTCGATTATGCCGCTGCGCTGCTCATTCTGGCCGGCGTGCCCGTTCAGCAGATCGGAAGCGCCATCGCCGCAAGAAGGAAGCAGCAGCTGATTAGCTGA
- a CDS encoding hotdog fold thioesterase, which produces MNQKVENHFMLSEDIAYEQTMFGVLGMRITECTEERVVATMPVGPATRQYFGVLHGGASVALAETVASVGTYNLIDKETQLAVGMEINANHLRPKQDGIVTATATPLHKGRTTMVWDIKITDEEDRLICVSRCTVGVVPKVR; this is translated from the coding sequence ATGAATCAGAAAGTTGAAAATCACTTCATGCTCAGCGAGGATATCGCGTACGAACAGACGATGTTCGGCGTGCTGGGCATGCGTATTACGGAATGCACGGAGGAGCGCGTGGTTGCCACGATGCCGGTCGGACCGGCTACCCGGCAGTATTTCGGCGTCTTGCACGGCGGCGCTTCGGTGGCGCTAGCCGAAACCGTGGCGAGCGTCGGTACCTATAATCTGATCGATAAGGAAACGCAGCTGGCCGTCGGCATGGAGATCAACGCCAACCACTTGCGCCCCAAACAGGACGGCATCGTCACCGCCACGGCGACGCCGCTGCACAAGGGACGGACGACGATGGTATGGGATATCAAGATTACCGACGAAGAGGATCGGCTGATCTGCGTCTCCCGCTGCACGGTGGGCGTCGTTCCGAAGGTTCGCTGA
- a CDS encoding ABC transporter permease, whose protein sequence is MDMKSGRKRPRVRWRTQDTELTFLALPTTIWYILFCFLPMFGLIIAFKDFKIHGGFLSNVIHSKWSGFKNFEFLFKSNDAWVVIRNTLGYNLIFIILGIVVPVTLAMMIGQLHNSKAGKVYQTLMFLPYFLSWVVVSAIVWAFLSFDKGIANQFLGSLGKDPVNWYMEPKYWPYFLVFMNVWKGLGYGMVVYLATITGIDSTYYEAAVIDGASKWQQARFITLPLMKLVIVMMFILAVGRIFYTDFGLFFQVPRNSNSLFDVATTLDVLVYSQLKTATVGMASASAFVQSVMGCLTILTANWIVRRVDRESAMM, encoded by the coding sequence ATGGACATGAAGAGCGGACGAAAACGCCCGCGGGTGCGCTGGCGCACGCAGGATACCGAGCTGACGTTTCTGGCCTTGCCGACGACGATCTGGTACATCTTATTTTGTTTCTTGCCGATGTTCGGCCTCATTATCGCCTTTAAAGATTTCAAGATTCACGGTGGTTTCCTGAGCAACGTTATCCACAGCAAGTGGTCGGGGTTCAAGAACTTTGAGTTTCTGTTCAAGTCGAACGACGCTTGGGTCGTCATTCGCAATACGCTTGGCTACAATTTGATCTTCATCATTCTGGGCATCGTGGTGCCCGTCACGTTGGCGATGATGATCGGCCAGCTGCACAACAGCAAGGCCGGCAAAGTTTATCAGACGCTGATGTTCCTGCCTTACTTCTTGTCTTGGGTCGTGGTGTCCGCTATCGTGTGGGCGTTCCTCAGCTTCGACAAAGGGATCGCCAACCAGTTCCTGGGCAGCCTCGGCAAAGACCCGGTCAACTGGTACATGGAGCCGAAATATTGGCCGTACTTCTTGGTATTCATGAACGTGTGGAAAGGGCTGGGCTATGGCATGGTCGTTTACCTGGCGACCATCACCGGCATCGACAGCACGTACTATGAAGCAGCCGTTATTGACGGCGCTTCCAAATGGCAGCAAGCGCGATTCATTACGCTGCCCTTGATGAAGCTGGTTATCGTGATGATGTTCATTCTGGCGGTAGGACGCATCTTCTATACCGATTTCGGCTTGTTCTTCCAAGTGCCGCGGAATTCGAACTCGCTGTTCGATGTCGCGACTACGCTTGACGTGCTCGTGTACAGTCAGCTCAAAACCGCTACGGTGGGCATGGCTTCGGCTTCCGCATTCGTACAATCCGTGATGGGTTGTCTGACCATTCTGACTGCTAACTGGATCGTTCGACGCGTCGACCGTGAAAGCGCAATGATGTAA
- a CDS encoding carbohydrate ABC transporter permease: MSSRTQFESGLDKFNRVKTGTNVGFHLIFIVLSLLCLIPVIVVLSISFSSEDSIRNGGYHIFPTAFSGEAYHYIAQQGKLISKALGISVLVTVVGTVLGVMLTTSMGYVLSRPNYKLNGFLTWIVFIPMVFNGGLVSSYYINSNLLGLKDTVWALILPLAVSSFNVIICKTFFRSTIPDALIESAEIDGSSQLRIFFSIVLPISLPVLATIGLFLCFSYWNDWFNSMLYIDNQDLYSLQALLNSLMTNVDALAKNASVMGISYAQLVATMPKESARMAVAIIIVLPVAIAYPFFQKYFISGLTVGAVKG; encoded by the coding sequence ATGTCATCAAGAACGCAATTCGAATCCGGATTGGATAAATTCAACCGGGTCAAAACCGGCACAAACGTCGGTTTCCATCTCATCTTTATCGTGCTGTCGCTGCTTTGCCTGATCCCGGTCATCGTGGTGCTGTCCATCTCGTTCAGCAGCGAAGATTCCATACGGAACGGCGGCTACCATATCTTCCCGACGGCTTTCTCCGGCGAGGCTTATCATTACATCGCCCAGCAAGGAAAGTTGATTTCAAAGGCGCTCGGCATCTCCGTACTCGTTACCGTCGTCGGCACGGTGCTTGGCGTCATGCTGACCACTTCGATGGGCTATGTCCTGTCCCGTCCGAATTATAAGCTGAACGGATTCCTGACTTGGATCGTCTTCATCCCGATGGTGTTCAACGGCGGTTTGGTGTCCAGCTACTACATCAACTCGAATTTGCTCGGGCTGAAGGATACGGTATGGGCGCTCATTCTTCCATTGGCCGTCTCGTCGTTCAACGTCATCATTTGCAAAACGTTCTTCCGAAGCACGATTCCGGACGCATTGATCGAATCCGCGGAAATCGACGGTTCGAGCCAGCTGCGCATCTTCTTCTCGATCGTGCTGCCGATTTCGCTTCCGGTACTGGCGACGATCGGATTGTTCCTCTGTTTCTCCTATTGGAACGATTGGTTCAACTCCATGCTGTACATCGACAATCAGGACCTGTACTCGCTGCAGGCGCTGTTGAACAGTTTGATGACCAACGTGGATGCCTTGGCCAAGAACGCGTCCGTCATGGGAATCAGCTACGCGCAGCTTGTCGCAACCATGCCGAAGGAATCCGCGAGGATGGCCGTCGCCATCATCATCGTGCTTCCCGTGGCGATCGCCTATCCGTTCTTCCAGAAATACTTTATTTCCGGTCTGACGGTCGGCGCTGTCAAAGGTTAA